TGACATGTTGGGCATTCTTGAAGTTTTTGAGGGTATACGGAGACCCATACAACAACAAAATGACATTCGTCTGTTGGCCAAGCTCTTCTACAAACTTGTAGACATAGGACGGGATACCATATTGTTTGGTGGCAGCCCGGCTAGTGCCCAACACACTCACCACTACCGTACCCGACTTGACAGCCTGCTTCAACACATAGTCGTAGTTGCCCCACATCGTATTTTTGTTGATGTGGTAATGTTTGAAATATGCATATCCGCTCAAAAGCTTCTGATACTCAGGAGACTCTATGTTGCCAATCGTTACTGAGGCTAGGCTCATCGTGTCTGGCCTTTGTAGCGGCAACAAGTTGCCTTTGGTTTTGACCAAGGTCAGCGCCTGCTCATAGAGCTGTTGTACAAGGCGTTGGTCTTCGGGAGGGTGCAGGTCTTGGGCTAAATTTTGAAGATCAATAGGGCGGTATTCGGCTAGGCCGGCATCATATTTAGCTGACAAGATCTTACGCACACGGTGATTGAGGTAGGCAGCCTCCAGCTCGCCCTTATTGAGGCTTCGTTGGATTTGTTTGATGCTCTGCGCCACATTGTCTGGGAAAAGCAATACATCATTTCCTGCCAACAGGGCTTGTAGGGCTATCTGCCAGCTTTTGGAATAATTAGACACTCCTTTCATATTGAGTGCATCTGTAAATATCAGCCCTTCGAAGCCAAGCTCTTGTTGTAGTAGCTGGGTAACCACGCGGCTAGAGAGGGTTGTCGGGCGATTTTGGCGGGCATCATAAGCAGGGATGTGCAAATGTGCCACCATCACACTACGCAGCCCGTGTTGCATCAATTTCTGAAAAGGGTACAACTCTAGGTTTTTCATCCGCAGGGTATCGTGATAAATCACGGGCAGGGTATGGTGTGAGTCGCTTTCGGTATCACCGTGGCCGGGAAAATGCTTGGCATTGGCCATCACTCCCTCCCTCTGAAGCCCTTGCATATAGGCCACACCACGTCGGGCAACTTCCTCTTTGTCTTCACCAAAGGAGCGGAAACCAATGACAGGGTTTTGGGGGTTGCTATTGACATCTACCACAGGGGCAAAGTTGATGTGTATGCCTATCCGGCGGCATTGACGGGCAATGGCGCGCCCCATTTCATAAATCAGTTTTACATCCTGTATGGCGCCTAAGGTCATCTGATATGGAAACTGCATGGTGCTGTCGAGGCGCATAGCCAAGCCCCATTCGGCATCAATCGAAACCAACAAAGGAACCTGAGCCGCCGCTTGATAGCGGTTGGTCAGGCGTGCTTGGCGCATAGGGCCGCCTTTGAAAAAAATCACTCCGCCTACGTGCTGTTCCCGCACCAACGCCTCTACACTACGCTCGTGTTCGGCTGTGCTGTCGGAATATGCCGCCACCATAAACAATTGCCCGATACGCTGCTCTTCAGTCATTGCCTCAAACACGCTGTCGACCCAGGCCTGACGCTTGGCCAAAAACGCGCTGTCGGGTGGAGGAGGCGTATAAAAATCAAAACTAGTGCCAGCCTTCGAGAGTTCTGCCGAAGGCTGGGGTTGTAAGTGCCTGTAAGTCAGGAAAGAAACCAAAACCAGTACAGGGCTGATGGAAAATATCCAAATCTGTTTTGAAAAAAAGAGACGGGTCATCATTCAATTGCGGGCTGTAAGCGTCATCTAAAACATAGTCAGGTCGTCGCGGCAAAGGTATTGTCGCATTTTGCCAAAAGTAATGTTTTTTGCAGATATAGCCAGCACACACCCTGCGAAAATTTAGCCCTGCTATAGATTTGTGTAATTCGCCTGATAGCTGTATTTTTGTGAAATAAGCTCATTTTTACCCATTAAGGCTTCCTAACAATGCGTATTATCTTTGTCAAAACCCCCAAAAACCGCCAATTCAATTATATACCCCGCTACTACGACCCAGTAAAGGAGGATTTGATGGAGCGTGTGCGCGAAAAAAAACGGGAAATGGCCGCCGAGGGGCTGATAGATCACGCAGATCTTGAGTCTGGCGATATCGCCGTTCGGATGGGGGTAGCCTTTGAGCGTAACCGCCTGCGCAAACAGGGAGCCTCCAAAAGCACTACTTATGGAGCTGGCCTCATTCGTGGCATCATTATGCTGCTGATGCTAGGAGGCATATACATCACTTTTGAGTTTGGGGTTGAAATCTTAGGTTTATATGCTGCTACTTCCGCCGTAGGCGTATATGTGTTGGCCAAAAGACTGAACAAACCCCAATACTAAGTCTTTTACTGTTATCTGTCTCCAAGACTGTTGAGCAGCTCCTTAAACCGCTCCGGTGTGATTGGCTTCACAATATAGTCCGATAACTCAGATATGGCCTTGGCGCGCTCTGTATCGGCAGGGTCTACAGATGAGCTAATCATATAAATAGTGATTTTTTTACCCATTTTAGGCTTTATAGCGATATAAGCTTCCAAAAACTGCCATCCATCCATAATGGGCATATTGATGTCCAAGAAGATAATGTCTGGCAATTTATCTGGGTCTTCGCTCGTGGTAGTCAGAAAGTCAATAGCCTCCTCACCGTCCGAAAACGTTAATACTTCACAAGCTACCCCACTGGTCTGAATGGTGCGTGTGGTGGTAAATTGATACACCTCATCATCATCTACAATAGAGATAATCAGTGGTTTTTGCATATCAGTTTAAGATTTGGGGTTGAAAAATATCTCAAAGGTAGTTCCTTGGTTTACTTCACTATAAACTTTTATCTCTCCACCAAGCGCTTCTACTTGCGTTTTGGTGATAAAAAGTCCTAGGCCTTTGGCCTCGGCGTGTCGGTGAAAGGTTTTTCTAAGCCCAAACAACTTATGGCCGTGCTTTTGGAGGTCTATCCCCAGTCCATTATCCTGCACCCGTAATACTTTTCGCCCATCTACCAAGGCCGAGTTGATTGTAATGAGCGGCTGACGCTCTGGGTGGCGGTATTTGAGCGCATTAGAGATTAGGTTGAGAAAAATACTCTCCAAATACGCACGAGGATAATGTATTTTTGTTACCTCATTGAAGTTGGTGTTGAACTGTGCCTGTGTTTCCAGAATAGTTCCCGAAAGTATCTCCTTTGTTTTTTGGTACACCTCTTCAAAAACCAGCTCTTCTCCTTCAATATCCGTATCTTCTTGGATTTTGAGAGTTTCAATCAACTCCTCCAGTGTAGTGCTCAAGTGCTGGATGACGGTTTCGAACTTCGCAAAAATCATGGTCTTGTCTTCTTCTGAGCTACTCGTGTTGTAAAAGTACAACAAGGAGTTTAGGTTGCTCACTGGTGCTCGCAAGTTGTGTGAGGTAATATGGGCAAAGCTAAGCAGTTGTTTGTTTTGTCTTCCTAGCTGATTGCTCAGTGTTTCTAGCTCTTCTTTAGCCTCTTTAAGTGCTAAGTTTTGTTCTTGCAACAAGTCGTTGGCTTGAGAGAGTTTGCGGATAAGCGGTTGCAAAATCAGCCCAAATTCTAGCAATAAGAGTCCCACAGCCACTGCGGCCAGTACTAGCTCCACTCGCTTGAGATGCTGTATCTTAGCGTTTGATTCCGCTACAAAAGTCTTCACTGTGGTTTCCATCGTGAGCAGAAACCGTAACTCATGTTGCTCAATCACCCGCATGGCACTATCAACTGTGTTGGTATCGGGTTGCCTCACTACTGCACGACAAGCCCCGACAATAGCTTCAAGATTGGGGGTGTTTTTGGTCAATAACTCATCAATTGTCTGGCTATTAATCCTCTTTAGCCCCTGCGACGAGCGGCCTCCTAACAAGCCCTGATGTACTTTTGCAAATTCCTCTGTCAGACGGTGAAGTGTGTCTATATTGGCTAATACCAACTCTGGCTTGTAACGTAGTTCATCTTGCAGATACAATACCCGCTTGGCAATGCGCTGGCTCAACATCCGTTGCCTGCCGGCAAGATTAATCAGGGTTGCATCCTCATTCTGTAGGTTGATATCATATTGTATAATCACCTGATTGATGATGATTGTCAATAGTACAGAGGAAATAAAAACAATGTACCGGAGTCGGACAGTGCGTGTTTTGAAGTTGGTAGACACGTCGGCGCAAAATTGAAATCAAATTGGACACATAAGGCAAGGTATAGCAAGTTAGCTCTTTTGCTCATAACAACAAATAGTTTTTCACACAAGTACCCCAAAACCAACGGTATCGGGTACACCCTACACAGCGCTCCAAGCCTTCACCTCATCACTCATAATCCAACCTTCATACTTCCCGAAATAGCCACCTATGTCAGGATAACTCCGTGCGCTGATATACCTTCCTAAGACATTTTCAAGCCACACCGTTAAAACTGTGGGCTAAGCCTTATTTTAGCCCCCCCAATAAGGCTCCAACTTGTCTCGGAGCTGGAGCGCCGAGCCACTTTCCCAAAAATGTCCTGTGGCTTATTCTTAATCCATATTTATCAACACATTTTCGCGAAATTATAAAAATAGCTATCTTGCTTTACCCATTTAATTGCTTTACAAATCCATGACTCCTGACAAGCCTTACGGTCGCTATATCGACCTTTTCACTGATTTTGGCTTCAAGCGTATCTTTGGTACTGAGCGCAACAAAGACATCCTTATCGACTTCCTCAACACCTTGTTAGCCAATG
The nucleotide sequence above comes from Eisenibacter elegans DSM 3317. Encoded proteins:
- a CDS encoding glycoside hydrolase family 3 N-terminal domain-containing protein gives rise to the protein MMTRLFFSKQIWIFSISPVLVLVSFLTYRHLQPQPSAELSKAGTSFDFYTPPPPDSAFLAKRQAWVDSVFEAMTEEQRIGQLFMVAAYSDSTAEHERSVEALVREQHVGGVIFFKGGPMRQARLTNRYQAAAQVPLLVSIDAEWGLAMRLDSTMQFPYQMTLGAIQDVKLIYEMGRAIARQCRRIGIHINFAPVVDVNSNPQNPVIGFRSFGEDKEEVARRGVAYMQGLQREGVMANAKHFPGHGDTESDSHHTLPVIYHDTLRMKNLELYPFQKLMQHGLRSVMVAHLHIPAYDARQNRPTTLSSRVVTQLLQQELGFEGLIFTDALNMKGVSNYSKSWQIALQALLAGNDVLLFPDNVAQSIKQIQRSLNKGELEAAYLNHRVRKILSAKYDAGLAEYRPIDLQNLAQDLHPPEDQRLVQQLYEQALTLVKTKGNLLPLQRPDTMSLASVTIGNIESPEYQKLLSGYAYFKHYHINKNTMWGNYDYVLKQAVKSGTVVVSVLGTSRAATKQYGIPSYVYKFVEELGQQTNVILLLYGSPYTLKNFKNAQHVICAYEDTPQTRQAVPQALFGALPLEGQLPVSVGELKKGQNPRSPGLSRLRFDKPENVGLRTEVLEQLKPMIAEAIAGGEFPGCQVVVARKGAIVMREAFGHFTYAKTTPVGLYTLFDVASISKVAGTLQAVQYLYDRGQLDLDKPIVHYLPELKGTDKEDITLRLLLLHQAGLVPWIPFWKRTQDAQERFKPGYYATSASEAFPNQVAHELYSVKGIADTLWRWTVASERSPNPPGKARHKYVYSDLSFYMLQRVCEKLLDEKLDSFLTRTFYQPLGMRLTGYNPLQRFDRQLIMPTESDTYFRKQQVQGTVHDQGAALMGGVAGHAGLFSTATDLAVMMQMQLQKGYYGGHQYLKPTTVETFTRRQVPENFRGLGWDKPETDPISYMPARAKAPNGYGHSGFTGCVVWVDPDQELVFVFLSNRIYTDAENRKLINNHTRRKLIEKVYQALIPEQ
- a CDS encoding response regulator, with protein sequence MQKPLIISIVDDDEVYQFTTTRTIQTSGVACEVLTFSDGEEAIDFLTTTSEDPDKLPDIIFLDINMPIMDGWQFLEAYIAIKPKMGKKITIYMISSSVDPADTERAKAISELSDYIVKPITPERFKELLNSLGDR
- a CDS encoding sensor histidine kinase; this translates as MSTNFKTRTVRLRYIVFISSVLLTIIINQVIIQYDINLQNEDATLINLAGRQRMLSQRIAKRVLYLQDELRYKPELVLANIDTLHRLTEEFAKVHQGLLGGRSSQGLKRINSQTIDELLTKNTPNLEAIVGACRAVVRQPDTNTVDSAMRVIEQHELRFLLTMETTVKTFVAESNAKIQHLKRVELVLAAVAVGLLLLEFGLILQPLIRKLSQANDLLQEQNLALKEAKEELETLSNQLGRQNKQLLSFAHITSHNLRAPVSNLNSLLYFYNTSSSEEDKTMIFAKFETVIQHLSTTLEELIETLKIQEDTDIEGEELVFEEVYQKTKEILSGTILETQAQFNTNFNEVTKIHYPRAYLESIFLNLISNALKYRHPERQPLITINSALVDGRKVLRVQDNGLGIDLQKHGHKLFGLRKTFHRHAEAKGLGLFITKTQVEALGGEIKVYSEVNQGTTFEIFFNPKS